The Molothrus aeneus isolate 106 chromosome 15, BPBGC_Maene_1.0, whole genome shotgun sequence genome includes a region encoding these proteins:
- the DUSP1 gene encoding dual specificity protein phosphatase 1 isoform X1 codes for MVNLRVCALECEALRALLQERGAQCLVLDCRSFFSFNAAHIRGSCNVRLSTIVRRRAKGALALEHVVPNEELRARLRQGLFHTVVLLDERSADLDVPKRDSTMLLALGTLCREARGARICFLKGEWRRGRRRGREGRAGWPRSARGRAALTPRPSPRSAPTGGYEAFASACSELCTKPAAPAGLSLPLSASPAPGSADSGCSSCGTPLYDQGGPVEILPFLYLGSAYHASRKDMLDALGITALINVSANCPNHFEGHYQYKSIPVEDNHKADISSWFNEAIDFIDSVKSEGGRVFVHCQAGISRSATICLAYLMRTNRVKLDEAFEFVKQRRSIISPNFSFMGQLLQFESQVLAPNCSAEAGSPAMSVLDRGASTTTVFNFPVSIPVHTTSSALNYLQSPITTSPSC; via the exons ATGGTGAACCTGCGGGTGTGCGCGCTGGAGTGCGAGGCGCTGCGGGCGCTGCTGCAGGAGCGCGGCGCGCAGTGCCTCGTCCTCGACTGCcgctccttcttctccttcaaCGCCGCGCACATCCGCGGCTCCTGCAATGTCCGCCTCAGCACCATCGTGCGGCGCCGCGCCAAGGGCgccctggctctggagcacGTCGTGCCCAACGAGGAGCTCCGCGCCCGCCTGCGCCAGGGGCTCTTCCACACCGTGGTGCTGCTGGACGAGCGCAGCGCCGACCTGGACGTGCCCAAGCGCGACAGCACCATGCTGCTGGCGCTCGGCACCCTCTGCAGGGAGGCCCGCGGCGCCCGCATCTGCTTCCTCAAGGGTGAGTGGCGCCGCGGGCGCCGGAGGGGACGGGAGGGCCGGGCCGGGTGGCCCCGCTCTGCCCGCGGCCGTGCGGCGCTCACCCCGCGCCCCTCTCCCCGCTCTGCCCCCACAGGAGGTTACGAGGCCTTCGCGTCCGCCTGCTCCGAGCTCTGCACCAAgccggccgcccccgccgggCTCAGCCTGCCCCTGAGCGCCAGCCCCGCGCCCGGCAGCGCCGACtcgggctgcagctcctgcggGACCCCGCTCTACGACCAG GGCGGGCCCGTGGAAATCCTGCCGTTCCTGTACTTGGGAAGCGCCTATCACGCCTCCCGCAAGGACATGCTGGACGCTTTGGGGATCACGGCGCTGATCAATGTCTCGGCCAACTGCCCCAACCACTTCGAGGGGCACTACCAGTATAAAAGTATCCCCGTGGAGGACAACCACAAGGCGGATATCAGCTCCTGGTTCAACGAGGCGATCGATTTCATCG ACTCGGTGAAGAGCGAGGGAGGAAGGGTCTTTGtgcactgccaggctggcatTTCCCGCTCAGCCACCATCTGCCTTGCTTATCTCATGAGGACCAACAGAGTCAAACTGGATGAAGCCTTCGAGTTTGTCAAGCAGAGGAGAAGCATCATCTCCCCAAATTTCAGCTTCATGGGGCAGCTGCTTCAGTTTGAGTCGCAGGTCCTGGCCCCCAACTgctcagcagaggctgggagccCCGCGATGTCAGTGCTGGACAGAGGGGCATCCACCACCACCGTCTTCAACTTCCCCGTCTCCATCCCGGTCCACACCACGTCCAGTGCTCTAAACTACCTTCAGAGCCCCATCACTACTTCCCCAAGCTGCTGA
- the DUSP1 gene encoding dual specificity protein phosphatase 1 isoform X2, translating to MVNLRVCALECEALRALLQERGAQCLVLDCRSFFSFNAAHIRGSCNVRLSTIVRRRAKGALALEHVVPNEELRARLRQGLFHTVVLLDERSADLDVPKRDSTMLLALGTLCREARGARICFLKGGYEAFASACSELCTKPAAPAGLSLPLSASPAPGSADSGCSSCGTPLYDQGGPVEILPFLYLGSAYHASRKDMLDALGITALINVSANCPNHFEGHYQYKSIPVEDNHKADISSWFNEAIDFIDSVKSEGGRVFVHCQAGISRSATICLAYLMRTNRVKLDEAFEFVKQRRSIISPNFSFMGQLLQFESQVLAPNCSAEAGSPAMSVLDRGASTTTVFNFPVSIPVHTTSSALNYLQSPITTSPSC from the exons ATGGTGAACCTGCGGGTGTGCGCGCTGGAGTGCGAGGCGCTGCGGGCGCTGCTGCAGGAGCGCGGCGCGCAGTGCCTCGTCCTCGACTGCcgctccttcttctccttcaaCGCCGCGCACATCCGCGGCTCCTGCAATGTCCGCCTCAGCACCATCGTGCGGCGCCGCGCCAAGGGCgccctggctctggagcacGTCGTGCCCAACGAGGAGCTCCGCGCCCGCCTGCGCCAGGGGCTCTTCCACACCGTGGTGCTGCTGGACGAGCGCAGCGCCGACCTGGACGTGCCCAAGCGCGACAGCACCATGCTGCTGGCGCTCGGCACCCTCTGCAGGGAGGCCCGCGGCGCCCGCATCTGCTTCCTCAAGG GAGGTTACGAGGCCTTCGCGTCCGCCTGCTCCGAGCTCTGCACCAAgccggccgcccccgccgggCTCAGCCTGCCCCTGAGCGCCAGCCCCGCGCCCGGCAGCGCCGACtcgggctgcagctcctgcggGACCCCGCTCTACGACCAG GGCGGGCCCGTGGAAATCCTGCCGTTCCTGTACTTGGGAAGCGCCTATCACGCCTCCCGCAAGGACATGCTGGACGCTTTGGGGATCACGGCGCTGATCAATGTCTCGGCCAACTGCCCCAACCACTTCGAGGGGCACTACCAGTATAAAAGTATCCCCGTGGAGGACAACCACAAGGCGGATATCAGCTCCTGGTTCAACGAGGCGATCGATTTCATCG ACTCGGTGAAGAGCGAGGGAGGAAGGGTCTTTGtgcactgccaggctggcatTTCCCGCTCAGCCACCATCTGCCTTGCTTATCTCATGAGGACCAACAGAGTCAAACTGGATGAAGCCTTCGAGTTTGTCAAGCAGAGGAGAAGCATCATCTCCCCAAATTTCAGCTTCATGGGGCAGCTGCTTCAGTTTGAGTCGCAGGTCCTGGCCCCCAACTgctcagcagaggctgggagccCCGCGATGTCAGTGCTGGACAGAGGGGCATCCACCACCACCGTCTTCAACTTCCCCGTCTCCATCCCGGTCCACACCACGTCCAGTGCTCTAAACTACCTTCAGAGCCCCATCACTACTTCCCCAAGCTGCTGA